A genomic stretch from Sulfobacillus thermosulfidooxidans includes:
- a CDS encoding FUSC family protein, protein MSQHLWSSLRRLLATGIDAQVLKTGMAAGTSWYLAQWLFRTPRPYFAPLAAILSLQVSVADSISKGMQRVAGVGAGIAVAIFAGHFFRLSALSVGIVVYIAVFLATRLHMGPQGIPQAAITALLVMTVGRSASGYAWVRVVDTAIGVMVAILVNALIWPPDATKAAESAIITLAHAVADVVVAIRQDLIDGLSAAEANRHLLRARHVDESLETVRDAIRRAEKSLKWNVLMVRRRRRLKTLRQVAIVLEHTLSQVRGIARSLFVTVERDTQDPYLALPKSIATQLADLLALMGTALQTYIRIIVGVHPDAAYQLEKTLKQASKLQRLLLEEIRVSAGDWLDLAAVLADIEKMTEDLLVSARLLVPLVFPSMGKP, encoded by the coding sequence ATGAGTCAGCACCTATGGTCTTCATTACGGAGATTATTAGCCACCGGAATTGATGCACAAGTTTTAAAAACGGGAATGGCAGCCGGAACATCGTGGTATTTAGCTCAGTGGTTGTTTAGGACGCCTCGCCCCTATTTTGCCCCATTGGCCGCGATTTTGTCTTTACAAGTCAGTGTCGCAGATTCCATATCTAAGGGGATGCAACGGGTTGCGGGTGTCGGAGCAGGCATAGCTGTTGCGATCTTTGCAGGGCATTTTTTCCGTTTGTCTGCCTTGTCCGTTGGCATTGTCGTCTATATTGCCGTTTTTTTGGCCACGCGGTTACATATGGGACCTCAAGGCATTCCGCAAGCCGCTATCACAGCATTATTGGTGATGACTGTGGGACGTTCGGCGTCGGGTTATGCCTGGGTGCGAGTTGTCGATACGGCGATTGGTGTGATGGTGGCGATTTTAGTCAATGCGTTAATTTGGCCTCCCGATGCTACGAAGGCAGCAGAATCCGCTATTATTACGCTAGCGCACGCGGTTGCCGACGTTGTTGTAGCTATTCGTCAAGATTTAATAGATGGCTTAAGTGCGGCTGAAGCCAATCGGCATTTGCTCCGAGCCCGCCATGTTGATGAGTCCCTCGAAACGGTACGCGATGCCATTCGTCGTGCCGAGAAAAGTTTGAAATGGAACGTGTTAATGGTGAGAAGGCGCCGGCGGCTTAAAACCCTTCGCCAAGTGGCTATCGTGTTAGAACATACTTTGTCTCAAGTCCGGGGCATTGCCCGGAGTTTGTTTGTGACCGTGGAGCGCGATACCCAGGATCCGTATTTGGCGCTACCAAAATCGATTGCGACTCAACTGGCGGACTTATTAGCGTTGATGGGAACAGCCTTGCAGACTTATATTCGCATAATTGTCGGAGTACATCCGGATGCTGCTTACCAACTTGAAAAAACACTGAAACAGGCGTCAAAATTACAACGCCTGTTATTAGAAGAAATTCGTGTTTCGGCAGGGGACTGGTTAGACCTGGCAGCGGTCTTAGCGGACATTGAAAAAATGACCGAAGACTTATTAGTGTCTGCCAGGTTGTTGGTTCCTTTAGTGTTTCCCAGCATGGGAAAACCCTAG
- a CDS encoding amidase encodes MMPSQIKAIHQAFVTGQHDPVSWLDQLTDKIHQVQQRTNAFIHLDIERARTTAEASWRRYRSGTTLSVLDGIIVGLKDLFETANMPTTAGSQILQNYRPNHDAVIVSQLRLMGANLDLGKLNLHEFAFGPTSTSSFYGPVRHPLDASKMAGGSSGGSAVVVATELMPLALGTDTGGSVRIPAALCGIIGLKPTYDRISRQGVIPLSWTLDHVGPMAKDIEDIALFLDLLFPEERFQEHMMAQCPSLNILVPSGPLGMAVDQDLQHRFEHALERLSLIPGVHIDIVPLPELERIRAAQLVIIGAEAANYHWKWLQERPLDYQPDVRERLISRASYLAVQYIEGLRARQELQDIYQKLLDRYDVMILPTVPIYPPDLTAQEVRGYDEHPVDVRNLLVWMTSPFNLLGLPALTMPVGHNDQGFAASAQIVGNYGHEGKLLQVAKMWQDALSA; translated from the coding sequence ATGATGCCATCTCAAATTAAGGCAATCCATCAAGCATTTGTAACGGGACAGCATGATCCTGTGTCCTGGCTAGACCAGTTGACAGATAAGATTCATCAGGTGCAACAACGGACAAATGCATTCATCCATTTAGATATCGAGCGGGCCAGGACGACCGCTGAAGCATCGTGGCGACGCTACCGCAGCGGCACAACTTTGAGTGTCTTAGATGGTATAATTGTTGGCCTTAAAGACTTGTTTGAAACCGCAAATATGCCGACGACAGCCGGATCACAAATTCTTCAAAATTATCGCCCTAATCATGATGCCGTTATTGTTTCACAGCTACGCCTGATGGGTGCTAATCTCGATTTAGGCAAACTCAACCTTCACGAATTTGCTTTTGGTCCAACCAGCACGAGTTCATTTTATGGGCCTGTTCGACACCCTCTAGACGCTTCGAAAATGGCTGGCGGATCGAGTGGCGGCTCAGCAGTCGTGGTCGCTACCGAGCTCATGCCCCTTGCCTTAGGAACGGATACCGGAGGATCTGTGCGGATTCCTGCGGCCTTGTGTGGAATTATTGGATTAAAACCGACGTACGACCGGATTAGCCGACAAGGCGTTATTCCTTTGTCATGGACTTTAGATCATGTGGGACCCATGGCCAAGGATATAGAGGACATTGCGTTGTTTTTGGATCTTCTATTTCCTGAAGAGCGGTTTCAAGAACACATGATGGCTCAGTGCCCGTCATTAAACATTCTCGTGCCCAGTGGTCCTCTTGGTATGGCAGTAGACCAAGACTTACAGCACCGGTTTGAACACGCCCTTGAGAGGTTATCCTTAATCCCGGGTGTTCATATCGATATCGTTCCCTTGCCTGAATTGGAGCGTATTCGGGCCGCTCAACTTGTTATTATTGGCGCCGAAGCGGCCAATTATCATTGGAAATGGTTACAGGAACGGCCTTTAGATTATCAGCCAGATGTTCGCGAACGCTTAATCTCGCGTGCTTCCTATCTTGCGGTGCAGTATATCGAGGGCTTGCGTGCTCGTCAGGAATTGCAAGACATTTACCAAAAGTTATTAGATCGTTACGATGTTATGATTTTACCCACGGTTCCCATTTATCCGCCTGATCTCACCGCCCAAGAAGTGCGTGGCTATGACGAGCACCCAGTCGATGTCAGGAACTTATTGGTGTGGATGACGTCGCCATTTAATCTGCTAGGATTACCGGCTTTGACCATGCCTGTCGGCCATAACGATCAGGGTTTTGCAGCCTCGGCGCAAATCGTGGGGAACTATGGGCACGAGGGAAAGTTGTTGCAGGTTGCAAAAATGTGGCAAGATGCGCTGTCTGCATAG
- a CDS encoding FAS1-like dehydratase domain-containing protein: protein MKWTEDLIGRCSSPKTYHIDREMLKQFSQSLELTYPPYFDKEAAQSEGYRDIIAPPTFAFTLTAGEIPGFELPAAGIIHGEQQFEYALPLTAGDEIQVVACVDNLKKRGSTVFLTLKTVAHNLLGDMVFVSRSLFIITLKEPV from the coding sequence ATGAAATGGACGGAGGATCTCATTGGACGATGTTCATCCCCCAAAACTTATCACATCGATCGGGAGATGCTGAAACAATTTTCCCAATCCCTCGAACTCACCTATCCCCCATATTTCGATAAAGAAGCCGCGCAGTCGGAAGGATACCGGGATATCATTGCCCCACCGACCTTTGCTTTTACTTTAACCGCGGGGGAAATTCCTGGGTTTGAACTTCCGGCTGCCGGAATTATTCACGGTGAGCAACAATTCGAATATGCTCTTCCTCTCACAGCGGGAGATGAAATACAAGTCGTAGCCTGCGTCGACAACCTGAAAAAGCGGGGATCAACCGTTTTTCTAACCTTAAAGACTGTCGCACACAATCTTCTGGGTGACATGGTGTTTGTGTCCCGCTCGTTGTTCATTATTACTCTAAAGGAGCCGGTCTAA
- a CDS encoding inorganic diphosphatase, which translates to MMVVDVVVEIPRGSQNKYEVDHETGRIRLDRVLYSPFHYPTEYGFVENTLGEDGDPIDVMVLMSQSTFPGCIIRARIVGLLEMRDENGIDNKILAVAADDPRMDYIETLSDVPAHTLKEIAHFFATYKELEGGKESHVGGWRDHEDGERVLKESQERFAKTQH; encoded by the coding sequence ATGATGGTTGTTGATGTTGTGGTAGAAATCCCTCGGGGCAGTCAAAATAAATATGAAGTGGATCATGAAACAGGTCGCATTCGGTTAGATCGGGTATTATATTCCCCGTTTCACTATCCAACCGAATATGGATTTGTAGAAAATACTTTGGGCGAAGATGGAGATCCCATTGACGTGATGGTACTCATGTCCCAAAGTACATTCCCTGGCTGTATTATTCGGGCCCGCATCGTGGGACTGTTAGAGATGCGGGATGAAAACGGCATTGATAACAAGATTTTGGCGGTCGCCGCTGATGATCCCCGCATGGATTACATTGAAACCCTTTCCGATGTGCCTGCCCACACTTTAAAAGAAATTGCCCATTTCTTTGCAACATACAAGGAGCTCGAGGGCGGTAAGGAATCGCATGTTGGCGGATGGCGGGACCATGAAGATGGAGAACGTGTGCTAAAGGAAAGTCAAGAGCGTTTTGCCAAAACCCAGCACTAA
- a CDS encoding MaoC/PaaZ C-terminal domain-containing protein → MIPEKLGPWTKIITREQLIRYAAASGDFNPIHYDTEIAKQYNLPGVIVHGMLNMGLFDNLLTPLYAQGFVLKEFSARFRQIVRPNESLIFSGTVKRIDDETLHVALNIQVSDADKPAVIGQAILRRLTRQS, encoded by the coding sequence ATGATCCCAGAAAAACTTGGCCCATGGACAAAAATCATAACCCGTGAACAACTTATTCGATATGCGGCTGCGTCGGGAGACTTTAATCCCATTCATTATGACACCGAGATCGCAAAACAGTACAATCTCCCTGGTGTCATTGTTCACGGCATGCTCAACATGGGATTATTCGACAATCTTTTAACACCGCTTTATGCTCAAGGGTTTGTCCTGAAGGAATTTTCTGCGCGTTTCCGTCAAATTGTCCGTCCCAATGAATCCCTGATCTTTTCAGGAACCGTCAAGCGTATCGATGACGAAACGCTTCATGTCGCCTTAAACATCCAAGTATCTGATGCCGACAAGCCCGCTGTCATCGGTCAGGCAATTTTACGCCGTTTAACACGCCAGTCTTGA